The Nitrospirota bacterium DNA window CATGGACTCCTCATCGTCAATAACGATGATATCGTTCTCCCTGGCACCGGTTTTATGACCCATCCCCACCGGAATATGGAGATTCTGACATGGGTTCTGGAAGGGGAACTGGAGCATCAGGATTCTGAAGGAAACCGGGGAGTCATTTATCCCGGACTTGCTCAGCGCATGAGCGCGGGGAGAGGCATCTGGCACTCCGAAATCAATCCCAGCAAAATAAAACCGGTCCGTTTTATTCAGATGTGGGTTCTTCCCGATACTGAGCGGATCGATCCCGGGTATGAGCAACTGGATGTGACGCCTCAGCTTGAAAAGGGGGGAATGGTTCTCATTGCTTCCGGGAAAGGAGATCAGGCCGCCATCTTTATTCGCCAGAAAGGGGCGGCACTATGGGGA harbors:
- a CDS encoding pirin family protein, with product MNLKEKRSIDIRKGGERFRTRTDWLDSRHSFSFGNQYDPDNVGHGLLIVNNDDIVLPGTGFMTHPHRNMEILTWVLEGELEHQDSEGNRGVIYPGLAQRMSAGRGIWHSEINPSKIKPVRFIQMWVLPDTERIDPGYEQLDVTPQLEKGGMVLIASGKGDQAAIFIRQKGAALWGGKLKPGEISRIPDTPFVHLYVTNGMLELENSGVLQAGDAVRLTSAGSLRITADSKMGANILIWETIQNVTSS